The Leptidea sinapis chromosome 27, ilLepSina1.1, whole genome shotgun sequence nucleotide sequence gtaaataaataacctGTTCTCGATTGGCATCACACAACTGACTTTTACTTGCATTCCTAAATAGCCTTCTGATCTCTAAAGAACAATAGTGATAGTGCAGATGAAGAGAGTGACTCCTacagacatttgtattaattgatattattggttgtaggtacagctaactactaaaatatatacaaactaaaGCTTATCTGACCaaaatatctcaaaatttacatgaaattcaaaataaaatgttaaattatcaaaaagtaCGTGCGACCGATCTTAGGTTTCCCGCCCTTTTTTCTGTTTTCACTCTAACTTATTAGTGTTATTCTCATCCTAGATTACTGGTTATTGCTGTGAGCAACAATACTCTATTACGACTACTTCTTTTTCTGTGGTACTTTTGACTTTTTGGGTTGACATTAACCTGTTGAAAAGGGAGCCATATTGTTTTAGCTAGACGTAGGAACTTACGATTTTTAGTGGGACGGTAAACAATACtgcgcaatttttatttttttggtttatattaattatattagtcATTAACAATGTTTTAGCATTAAAATCGGAGATGATCAAAAATGGATACgctataatttacttttaaatacctAGTATTAAAAGTGCATTATGGAATCTTTGTTTACTATATTGTTTTGCTTGCATATGGTTAAAAATTCTGTTTCCCTTGATCAGTCAAACTTACGTTACCAATTATGtgaaaacaatacaaaattatcGCGCAGTTGTACTACCCAGGTGAGTGTAATTATCTTGGCggccatatattatattacctgGTTACTGGTTGGCTATATTGATTTATCGATTTTACTTAGCCTTGAATAGTGTAGGGAAAATAATTGCATCTCAGGTAAAAACTTCAGTTGCATTACAATTCAAGATAAATTGACCGTGCtacatttttatgacaattatttATCCCAATTCTTTGTGTTCTGTCAATTGTGAAATTTAATCCATGTTATTGACTAGTGAAGTACCTGTCTAAAATACTTTTTCCTGTTATTTTTGTACCAGTTATTGTAATAGCTGCAGCCTTGTAAGCCAActaacttcaaaaaggagaagGTGTTCAGTCTGTGTATTTTTTAGATACTAGGCACCGGTCATTCAGACAATGAAACTTGTAAAGTGGAGTATATTGCACCAAATAGCTCGAGTTGCAGTGAGTTTCGACCCATTGATGATACAAACAATGCACAAATTGGTGGTGTCAGTTTGAGTCCCTATATCCTGCCAGTGGAGCATCATGATGATCACTCTTTCTATTCTGTTAATTATACAGTTCTCAACATTACATTTAGGAATATCAAGTGGAAAAGTAAGTTTctagttaaaaattataaagaatattGTGTGAAACCATTACTGGTAGccataagtaatttaataactaAAATGTGTGTGAACAACAAATTTCATTGAGTAGATTAGTAAAgttataattgaattaattcatatagttatattgttttttatgtagTGCCTCCACCATGAGGTACGACTCTCTGGTTAATAGAATAAAGTTTAAACTTGTTGTTTTACTCAAATTCATTAGTTCCCCAAAACCTTAATGTCTCTAGAGTTAAGAAACAACAGTAAAACTTGTTTCACTTAAATTACTTGCTACTCAACTAAAACACTAGCTTAGTCCAAAAGAACCTTAAGGGAAAAACATTTAAAGGAAATAAGAATAAGTTTTTATATCATAGCTGCAGaattaagaattattaataaGCATCTGATGTAGTAGACCAtaatgtggaatgagcttccttgtgcggtgtttccgggacgatacgacatgggtaccttcaaaaaaagtgcgtacaccttaaaggccatcaacgatcctgtgattcctctggtgttgcaagagattgtgggcggcggtgatcacttaacaacaggtgacccgtacgctcgtttgtccttttccataaaaaaaagggtaAATTCTAACACATAAGTAACTTTCTTATATTGACTGTGTATTGTAGTATTTTTACTATAGcattaacatttaattttatacactgTTTGTTAATTTGACTGACTGACTTGAACAAATTTTCAGCCATGAAGTTTCGCtttcaaaaatacaataatatccaGGAGAGTCACTGTAGGAATATAGTAATATCTAATGATGTGAAGATAAATGATGAATCAGTGCTGTATTATGATTGTTATTGGTCGCTTACTGATGCAAACTACAATGGACAGGGTCTGATGCTTGACTTTGAGGCTTCTGATGATGTGATTGTTAACAGAGgacaatatttgtttaatattccATCTGCTCAGATGCTTAGTAAGTGTACATTATTTAATGCTATTTAGTTGAAATACATTACAGTATttgattttttgtattttaatttatcaatgtTATTCAAAGGGGGTTTGTGTTCAATATTGTCTAAAACAAGGTTCATGATATTTTTACAGCTCAACTTAATTATCTCATCTTTGTGACTTCTCATTCACACTTTGTATGACTACTTAAAATAACTGCAAATTAAACCAAATAACACTGGTTGTCCCTCATGACTCTGTGCTATCTATCCTATATAATGCTTCTTATGCATAGCAATTATTATGTTGCAAATTAGCAGTAATCATTGCTATGCACAGGGTTTGCCCTTACAGCAGAGCTAGCATCTCCCTTGTCTTTGTCAATTTGTCTCAGAAAGGAGCCTGCAAAATTTTGTactatagtttagttgtaaACCTAAGATGACAAAAGAAGACATAATTTTTCACAGCTAAAGTCTCCCATTGTGGTATTCCCATTCATTCGAGATCACCTCTCCAAAGCCTGTATAGGCATACTCATATATCATACAATGTTCTGTTCCATGGATACATGAAAGAGAAGGCTAATCTAGCCTCTAAAAAGCATGTTATAATCATTAAGGCGCTACAGTACTTGACTACAGGCCACCACACTTGCATTTTGCGCAGGTGCCACCACATTACAACGTGTGAACCTCTCACccgtaatatataaaaatatatacttaaaagGATACCAGTTcctcatatttaaattttaatgttgtgTCAAGAAAATACAAAGTAGgaggaaatatataaaaatatttttattttcataataattatttcttaaaactattattattttcaggTCCTACAATTAGTGCAAAAGACTGGAAGCCATTTATATATGTTGAGATATTTAAATCCTCTATGACACTCCACATCATGCCACCCCCGAGTCATCTCACAATTACAACATACCAAGTAGATGTGATGAAGATGTGTGGTAATACAAGTAAATGCCATAATGTTGTCAAAACGAAAATGATTGAGCTGAAGAACACCTCCGAGGAGGTGACTTATGACCACAGTCTACTGATTCAATCAGGATCTTACTATTTTGTAGTAACACCAATAGATGACAAATGTAAAACAGGTGTCTATGCATGCCAGTATGTGGAGAGCCCCCGGATGTATataagtatgtacttatatttactatatttttaaatttttggtaCTACATCAACAATTAAAGCTTGTTGTACTTTATCCGTGTCAGGTGCGTTCTtgtaaggtaggcactgtggatgtaactagtcgtagttgagctttggaatatgaaaaaaattgctTACCGTAGGAATATGCTAGATACTAAATCTAGCGTAATGAAAAATTGTATGTGTGGGTGTTAAATAGAAGTTAGGTTATAAGATATATTTAGtttggcataaaaggcatttattttctcaaaattgattcctttagaattctttttgatgtcatttcttatacttctagatactactacatttgatttgattcatgTAAAAcagagttttattttattaaatacagatAAGTTTTACATAACGAATATGACTATGAAATAATTAGGTAAGTACTAACCTAAAACAGAGAATCGACAATTAAATTAAAGCAAATTCACaaactcagctgagttttaaagaagttataaaaaaacatttgatatttaattatccGTAACTATTCAattctaacaaaaaaaaaaatacgtttttacATTCTCCCCACTGGTGGCTCAAACACTGGATgtggcactgcctaattgcctatatgatatacaCACTCCTGTTCCATGTTCCAATTCTAATGATCCAATTCATTTCATctatttttgtcatttcactTCTAAAAAAAACCAAACCACATCCTTAGATGAAGAGAGTCATTAATGGATGGTTTAATTTAACTTCATTTAAAATGCCATAATTTTCTGaggatttttcaataaaatatgtaactatAATTTCTGACAAATCAGACTTCTTATTTGGAATACCAATTTGAACCTCTACAGAAAACGACCACTTAAGAGTCTTTTTCACTTTTATTGTCTTTTGATACTCGTTTtcaattaattcataaaaattatacCTACCTTTTTGATTATGCCAGGtcattaaaatattgtgttttgtcATACTGATTTCAGTATCAATGATATGGTATGGTTTTGCTTCCAATAAGAATGAATCACCCATCATACCTGCACTTATTTACATGCATTactatacaaaaatagaaaaaagagTGTCAGAAAGAGACAATAGATGGACCGTGAAaccgtttttaaacaatttagtgtccattagtctcttgtcaaattggaccgcgttttaattttagtacctATTTCGTTTGTAATTTATACTGTGTTTTAACTTTTACTTTCGTGGTGTTTATTTTAGTAGAAcatattcactaaaatattttgtattacatcTTATATTAAACACTGTAAAcactattttctaaatattatatcaattttaaaaaatatgtgttagatactaaaatattgtatacgtgaatatgacgccgtttatcaatatttgtcatagggattgactaaaagcaaaatactacacacttcactaacacatctgtaaaactacttaaaatttgtctcgccgtaatgagaaGAGTGTATGTCTATAAtggtagtatactaagtttatgatttAAACATATTTACGTGACTGAggaattaattgaaaataaaattacgtaGGGAAATCCAACAGTACTTTCTATAGACTCGTATTGTATAACAAAATTTTCTTAACTACATTAGTATGTCTTGGTCTATAAATCTCTGATAAGACACTTAAtcagcatttttttttcagaccCTGATGATAGTGAACCATTAACCACACAAATATGCATTGCAAGTTTAGCAGCAATTATTCTAAgcattgtttttgtttattatgttgcTTTGGTAATTGTGAGGAGGTATTGGTGCAGAGAATTTGGACATGGTATGTATGAGTTTTCCTTTTCAAGTTTTCAAATTATGTtcgtattaattttattgagaaTCTTAAGAGTGTCAACTTTTAATGTCAGACACAATAGAGATGTGATGCCTGCTTTCAAAATGACAGACACATGATCATAGCCCTCTTCAATACGTGATTTTAACCAGCCACTTAATGTTAAAAACATGTGTTTCAAATAGGTTGAGATGCTAACATAAAGGTTCCGAACAAGTAAAGAGAATCTccagaataatatattaagcaAGAAACATTCCCAGTGAAATCCATTGACGAAACCATGCGTATTGGCGAGCAGGTTTTAGGCCACGTTTCCACCTGCAAGAAAACTCGCGGAAGTCTTGCATGAGTTACGTGCAATATTGTTTACATGTCGTACTAATTCCTGCAATTTATTTCTGCTATAAATATCTTGCGAGAAGCTCGCAGATTATACTATCGCAACTTATCGCGGAAGTATTTACACACGAGATCTTACGAGTGCCGCGATCGGAACTATCGcaatttattctattctatactGTGAAAACATGCCGCCAAGACGCGCACGTGTAGCAGCtgcattaataattttagaaaaagaGATCAATTTGGGTTCGAGAATGGATTTCTGGTAGACGAAGCTGGTGCTTACCATAATTTATTACGTGAAATACAACTGGAAGATGTTCaacattatttcaattttattcgtATGACCGCAGTTGATTTAGAAGTGTTattaccacggacgagtaaaaatagaaggactccgcgccgtgatattagcaagtgaagcaccgttatgctagtgtgtgtgcggttacgggggatactagttacgcaattttttctcccttaaataatcatatatggccacaaatacttatatagtatcgtttttacactttttaacaACGCACGAccgcatttttaaaatattttattgagacgcaaacttaTATTTACAGACGATgataattctcataatggctgcctatcggcctgtagtagtgtaagtgtgtgcatggggctatgtatttacactttaatcggcttgttttggaactacactgttatgtaaggtgacacggagtccttatttttttactagtccgacATAAGACACACACTTCAGAGATTCGATATCACCCAGGGAAAAAGGGACTCGTTTTGACGCTGCGATTTTTGGGAGTTCATTCTCAGttgtagataattattttacgaCGGAATTAAGCACAAAGCTTTTTTTAATTCGGTTTTTATAATCCGCATGCCGGTTGTCCCACATTATTTACATTATGAGTGCAACACTGCAACCGCCTTGTGATTGCACTCATAAAATCCTATTAACTTTATAGTTTCTTCACGTCTCGTGAATTCGTGAATTCAACCGAATAAAGTATATATTCACAATCACGAATTTGTCGTTGACTCgttattttcaatttacataaaaacacAAGCCGTGCGGGCGATACTTGCTGCGAGATATCAGACATACGAAACTAGACCGATAAGCAGAGAGATCTGTCGCGAGTCGATGCACATGTTTAGACATGCTTTCGCAACTACTTGCAGGAAGCGCTTGACAAATTGTCGCGACAGCACTTGCAACGGGGTTTACACTTGCAAGCTGCTGTCAGACACTGTCGGACATTTCTCGCGGAAGTTGC carries:
- the LOC126972792 gene encoding uncharacterized protein LOC126972792, which translates into the protein MESLFTILFCLHMVKNSVSLDQSNLRYQLCENNTKLSRSCTTQILGTGHSDNETCKVEYIAPNSSSCSEFRPIDDTNNAQIGGVSLSPYILPVEHHDDHSFYSVNYTVLNITFRNIKWKTMKFRFQKYNNIQESHCRNIVISNDVKINDESVLYYDCYWSLTDANYNGQGLMLDFEASDDVIVNRGQYLFNIPSAQMLSPTISAKDWKPFIYVEIFKSSMTLHIMPPPSHLTITTYQVDVMKMCGNTSKCHNVVKTKMIELKNTSEEVTYDHSLLIQSGSYYFVVTPIDDKCKTGVYACQYVESPRMYINPDDSEPLTTQICIASLAAIILSIVFVYYVALVIVRRYWCREFGHELIPPPRILIVYPTANRLHAECVASLVSYLRAEYGFDISYDGDIKNTSHGDPYVWAEEAFQLATHLVYIVGPAENTNLYNNIYDKPIITAHKDVDNVILSRLRQSRGKRVRKEVMNIFFEHSDGEIPIETKQDKHFFLIKDWQKFINHLSKNLPPKTQIMRTEKGKCFLEDLSRAKKLLSNCRGEHVVKFDKGCYEKKTVV